The following are from one region of the bacterium genome:
- a CDS encoding penicillin acylase family protein — MPKALKAILGAVLFLLAALAVIAFFSRRLIDKSLPALAGTQTVAGLQRSVTVHRDGHGVPHLFAQNEEDLWRAAGYIAAQDRLWQMDLTRRAVRGTLAEIFGPEVLPKDKFLRTWGFHRLARRLAQQISPQSRAALTAYAAGVNDFINSHRDRLPVEFSMLGYKPQPWEIEDSIGLARLMAFQLCYAWFFEATLGKIAEQFGDSLALELFPAVRENTPAILPAPLGLAHRVEGFLELAQATRSQLGMPAGVLGSNSWVVGPQRSRSGKPILANDPHLGLALPSVWYEMHLSAGDFEVAGVAFPGAPGIVLGSNRAIAWGFTNGMVDDLDFYFEKLNPQNPEEFWNGQAWEKLVTRRERIPVKDADSVEFLVRSTPRGPLVSEILTDVRFDTLALAIRWIGFENSDEMQAILALNRARSWSEFQTAARHFAAPCQNVVYADTAGNIGYWACGRVPIRRDGKGYLPYRGWETAGDWIGTIPFEHMPHAFNPPQHFIATANNRMYAQPYPYYLSVGWEPASRIERITELLNSFAKVDTAVFVEMQLDQLSKHAQYVLPKLLALLADTAAADSAAPPGGSLEQEALLLLREWDYVERVESVAAAIFNVWSLEFLRATITDELGDSLFQSYTQWSTLAVRSLEHFVSHPASPWFDSRTTAERETAQVIARQSLQTALSFLQEKLGGTIGDWEWGRLHQLTLAHVFGQRRPLNYLFNVGPLPVGGSGNTISKAEYRFFKPYAADVGPSVRMIVDMAAPQVRLQVLPGGASGQPRSPHYQDQVKLWQQGEYKRVWLDRNRLEQESSHVLVLQPAAAGN; from the coding sequence ATGCCCAAGGCTCTCAAGGCGATTCTGGGTGCAGTGCTCTTTCTGCTCGCCGCGCTTGCGGTGATCGCCTTCTTCAGCAGGCGTTTGATCGACAAATCCCTGCCCGCGCTGGCGGGAACGCAAACCGTGGCCGGCTTGCAGCGCAGCGTCACCGTCCATCGCGACGGCCATGGCGTGCCGCATCTCTTCGCGCAAAATGAAGAAGACTTGTGGCGTGCCGCCGGCTACATCGCGGCGCAGGATCGCTTATGGCAAATGGATTTGACGCGCCGGGCCGTGCGCGGCACGCTCGCTGAGATCTTCGGACCGGAGGTATTGCCCAAGGACAAATTTCTCCGCACCTGGGGCTTTCATCGCCTCGCCCGCCGCCTGGCGCAGCAGATTTCACCGCAATCCCGCGCCGCGCTCACCGCATACGCTGCCGGCGTCAATGACTTCATCAATTCACACCGAGATCGGCTGCCGGTGGAATTCAGCATGCTGGGCTACAAGCCCCAGCCCTGGGAAATCGAAGACAGCATCGGCCTGGCACGCCTGATGGCGTTTCAACTCTGCTACGCCTGGTTCTTCGAAGCCACGCTCGGCAAAATCGCGGAGCAGTTTGGCGATTCCCTCGCGCTCGAGCTGTTTCCCGCAGTGCGCGAAAACACGCCGGCCATTCTGCCGGCGCCCCTGGGCCTGGCGCATCGCGTCGAGGGATTTCTGGAGCTGGCGCAAGCAACGCGCAGCCAACTCGGCATGCCCGCCGGCGTTTTGGGCAGCAACAGTTGGGTCGTTGGCCCACAGCGCAGCCGCAGCGGCAAGCCGATTCTGGCCAATGATCCTCACCTGGGTTTGGCCCTGCCCTCGGTTTGGTATGAAATGCATCTCTCCGCCGGCGATTTCGAAGTGGCGGGTGTTGCCTTTCCGGGCGCGCCCGGCATCGTGCTGGGCAGCAATCGCGCGATTGCCTGGGGCTTCACCAACGGCATGGTCGATGATCTCGATTTCTATTTCGAGAAACTCAATCCGCAAAATCCGGAGGAATTCTGGAACGGCCAGGCTTGGGAAAAACTGGTGACTCGGCGCGAACGCATCCCCGTGAAAGACGCCGACTCCGTGGAATTCCTGGTGCGCTCGACGCCGCGCGGCCCGCTGGTCAGCGAAATTCTCACCGACGTGCGGTTTGATACGCTGGCACTCGCCATTCGCTGGATCGGCTTCGAAAACTCCGATGAAATGCAGGCTATTCTCGCCCTCAATCGCGCGCGCTCGTGGAGTGAGTTTCAAACCGCGGCGCGCCACTTTGCCGCGCCCTGCCAAAACGTGGTGTATGCCGACACCGCCGGCAACATCGGTTATTGGGCCTGCGGCAGGGTGCCCATCCGCCGCGACGGCAAAGGCTATTTGCCCTACCGCGGCTGGGAAACCGCGGGCGATTGGATTGGCACTATTCCCTTCGAGCACATGCCGCACGCGTTCAATCCGCCGCAGCACTTCATCGCCACCGCCAACAACCGTATGTACGCCCAGCCTTATCCCTACTACCTCTCGGTTGGTTGGGAGCCGGCCAGCCGCATTGAACGCATCACCGAGTTGCTCAACAGCTTTGCGAAGGTTGATACGGCGGTGTTCGTCGAGATGCAACTGGATCAGCTTTCCAAACACGCGCAATACGTACTGCCCAAGCTGTTGGCATTACTGGCGGACACCGCGGCCGCCGACTCCGCTGCGCCGCCAGGCGGCAGCTTGGAACAGGAGGCCTTGTTGCTGCTGCGCGAATGGGATTACGTCGAGCGGGTGGAAAGCGTGGCTGCAGCGATTTTCAACGTGTGGTCGCTGGAGTTCCTGCGCGCCACCATCACCGATGAGCTGGGCGATTCCCTGTTTCAAAGCTACACGCAATGGTCGACCCTGGCGGTGCGCAGCCTCGAACACTTCGTTTCACATCCAGCCTCGCCTTGGTTCGATAGTCGCACGACGGCAGAACGCGAGACCGCCCAGGTGATTGCGCGGCAGTCGCTGCAAACTGCGCTGTCGTTTTTGCAGGAAAAGCTTGGCGGGACCATCGGCGATTGGGAATGGGGCAGGCTGCATCAACTCACCCTCGCGCATGTTTTCGGCCAGCGCCGGCCGCTGAATTATCTCTTCAACGTCGGCCCGCTGCCGGTCGGCGGCTCGGGGAACACGATCAGCAAAGCGGAATACCGCTTCTTCAAGCCTTATGCGGCCGACGTCGGTCCTTCGGTGCGCATGATCGTCGACATGGCGGCGCCGCAGGTGCGGCTGCAGGTGCTGCCGGGCGGCGCCTCGGGACAGCCGCGGAGTCCGCACTATCAAGATCAGGTAAAGCTGTGGCAACAGGGCGAGTACAAGCGCGTTTGGCTCGATCGCAACCGGCTGGAACAAGAAAGCAGCCACGTCTTGGTGTTGCAGCCCGCCGCAGCGGGCAACTGA
- a CDS encoding MarC family protein gives MLAFALNAFVAVLVITDPLGNVPIFASLLNDYRPEQRHALIRRACLVGVLILTLFALMGGFILKIFGITIGAFRIAGGLILFGIAMNMLAAQKSRVHFTPSEQVEAQVKEDISIVPLAIPLISGPGAIATVMTLTTQAQNFAHLAIIIAAILFAGALSYVIYHYAGALLLKMGETGINLMTRLLGLILAVMAVQFVINGVRDSFPEVFGS, from the coding sequence ATGCTGGCCTTTGCCCTGAATGCCTTCGTCGCCGTACTGGTGATTACCGACCCGCTCGGCAATGTTCCGATCTTCGCGAGCCTGCTGAATGACTATCGCCCGGAGCAGCGGCATGCCCTCATTCGCCGCGCCTGCTTGGTCGGCGTGTTGATTCTTACCCTGTTCGCGCTCATGGGCGGTTTCATTCTGAAAATATTCGGCATCACCATCGGCGCGTTTCGCATCGCCGGCGGCCTGATTCTGTTCGGCATTGCCATGAACATGCTGGCGGCGCAGAAGTCGCGCGTGCACTTCACTCCCAGCGAGCAAGTAGAAGCGCAGGTGAAGGAAGACATCTCGATCGTGCCGCTCGCCATCCCGCTCATCAGCGGGCCGGGCGCCATCGCCACGGTGATGACGCTCACCACCCAGGCGCAGAACTTCGCTCACCTCGCCATCATCATTGCAGCGATCCTGTTTGCCGGTGCACTGTCCTATGTGATCTATCACTACGCCGGCGCGCTGCTGTTGAAAATGGGCGAAACCGGCATCAACCTCATGACGCGGCTGCTCGGCTTGATCCTCGCGGTGATGGCGGTGCAATTCGTGATCAACGGCGTGAGAGATTCGTTCCCCGAGGTGTTTGGGAGTTAG
- the dinB gene encoding DNA polymerase IV: MNSPGPQPSPPRFILHVDMDAFYAAIEELDHPPYRGKPLVVGADPKGGRGRGVVATANYLARTYGIRSAMPISTAYRLCPHAIYVPGRPQRYAEVSHLVMAILSDYSPQLLQISIDEAFLDVTHTHHAYGSAQALAGHLKQRIKQEAGLTASVGMASNMFIAKVASDLQKPDGLTICPPGQEREFLAPLAVAKLWGVGPKTEKRLRDYGFETIGQVAQAPQEKLARIFGQWGAQLWKLANGIDHRPVEDWGPRKSISQEFTFDEDEADLQEVEKRLWKIADDLSTDMRREQLKGRVLTLKIRLEGFLTFTRRQTLGNYTNDAAVMRGLALDLLHRFDRQGKKIRLIGIGMSQLNNVGGEQLQLFDDTTLPLHAKVASVLDDLRRKFGDEAAARASLVGERSHRFLGREELPDRKAAPEEPD, from the coding sequence GTGAATTCCCCTGGCCCACAGCCTTCTCCGCCCCGCTTCATTCTGCACGTGGACATGGACGCCTTTTATGCCGCGATCGAGGAGTTGGATCACCCGCCTTATCGCGGCAAGCCGTTGGTGGTGGGCGCAGATCCCAAGGGCGGCAGAGGCCGCGGCGTGGTCGCCACCGCCAACTATCTCGCCCGCACCTACGGCATCCGTTCCGCCATGCCGATTTCCACCGCTTATCGCCTGTGCCCGCACGCGATCTATGTTCCCGGCCGGCCGCAGCGCTACGCCGAAGTCTCCCATCTCGTGATGGCCATCCTTTCCGACTACTCACCGCAATTGCTGCAAATCAGCATCGATGAAGCCTTTCTCGACGTCACGCATACTCATCATGCCTACGGCAGCGCGCAAGCGCTCGCCGGGCATCTCAAGCAGCGCATCAAGCAGGAAGCCGGGTTGACCGCTTCCGTGGGCATGGCGAGCAACATGTTCATTGCCAAAGTCGCCTCTGATTTGCAAAAACCCGACGGCTTGACGATTTGTCCGCCCGGCCAGGAGAGGGAATTTCTCGCGCCGCTGGCGGTGGCAAAACTCTGGGGCGTGGGGCCCAAAACCGAGAAGCGCCTGCGCGACTACGGCTTCGAGACCATCGGCCAGGTGGCGCAAGCGCCGCAGGAAAAGCTCGCGAGGATCTTCGGCCAGTGGGGCGCGCAATTGTGGAAGCTGGCGAACGGCATCGACCATCGCCCGGTGGAGGACTGGGGGCCGCGCAAGTCGATCAGCCAGGAATTCACATTCGATGAGGACGAGGCGGATTTGCAGGAGGTGGAGAAGAGGTTGTGGAAGATTGCGGATGATTTGAGCACCGACATGCGGCGCGAGCAACTGAAAGGCCGGGTGCTCACGCTCAAAATCCGGCTGGAGGGCTTTCTCACTTTTACCCGGCGCCAGACGCTGGGAAACTACACCAACGATGCCGCCGTGATGCGCGGCCTCGCGCTCGATCTGCTGCACCGGTTCGATCGTCAAGGCAAGAAGATCCGGCTGATCGGCATCGGTATGTCGCAACTCAACAACGTGGGCGGCGAGCAGTTGCAGTTGTTCGATGACACCACCCTGCCCCTGCACGCCAAAGTAGCGAGTGTGCTCGATGATTTGCGACGCAAATTCGGCGACGAGGCGGCGGCGCGCGCCAGTCTGGTCGGCGAACGCTCGCACCGCTTTCTCGGCCGCGAGGAGCTGCCCGATCGCAAAGCCGCGCCGGAAGAGCCGGATTAG
- a CDS encoding dihydroorotase has product MSRSIISQPCPHLLLRGARVVDPGAGIDQTLDVLIEDGVIKQVAPQIPAPDNFEMINAAGLVLTPGWFDLHVHFREPGREDEETVLTGCAAALAGGFTGVCPMPNTSPATDKAEIVKSIIAQSRQTMVDVHPIAAATKGREGKEPTEIAELVDAGAVAFSDDGCSVRTAELVRRVMEYAGMYQKPLIEHAEDESLCLKGAMNEGVIATKLGLSGLPTIAEDIIVARDVLIAEYTGGRLHIAHISSKGAIELVRRAKAAGVQVTCEVTPHHFSLSHEAVIGFETNTKMNPPLRSPADVEAVIAGLQDGTIDAIATDHAPHSSEEKNVEYPAAPFGVIGLETAMGLIISRLVLTKKLSLSQAVAKVTVAPRRILNLPPAEIKAGQTANLTVFSIEKKWVVDKTKFYSKSRNTPFDGWQLAGKVFGVYHKGQWWASPDF; this is encoded by the coding sequence ATGTCCCGATCGATCATCTCACAGCCCTGCCCGCATCTGCTCCTGCGCGGTGCACGCGTCGTTGACCCGGGTGCGGGAATCGACCAAACGCTCGACGTGCTGATTGAAGACGGCGTGATCAAACAGGTGGCGCCGCAAATTCCAGCGCCCGACAATTTCGAAATGATCAATGCCGCCGGACTCGTGCTCACGCCGGGCTGGTTTGACCTGCACGTCCATTTTCGCGAGCCGGGACGTGAAGATGAAGAAACCGTGCTCACCGGTTGTGCGGCGGCGCTGGCCGGCGGCTTCACCGGCGTTTGTCCGATGCCCAACACTTCCCCCGCGACCGACAAAGCCGAGATCGTCAAATCGATCATCGCGCAAAGCCGGCAAACGATGGTGGACGTGCATCCGATCGCGGCCGCGACCAAAGGCCGCGAAGGCAAGGAACCCACCGAAATCGCCGAGCTGGTCGATGCCGGCGCCGTGGCGTTCTCGGATGATGGTTGTTCGGTGCGCACTGCGGAACTGGTGCGGCGCGTGATGGAATACGCCGGCATGTATCAGAAACCGCTCATCGAACACGCCGAAGATGAAAGCCTGTGCCTCAAGGGCGCGATGAACGAGGGCGTGATTGCCACCAAGCTCGGCCTGTCCGGCCTGCCGACGATCGCGGAAGACATCATCGTGGCGCGCGACGTTTTAATCGCCGAATATACCGGCGGCCGCTTGCACATCGCGCATATTTCATCGAAAGGCGCGATTGAGCTGGTGCGCCGGGCCAAGGCGGCCGGCGTGCAGGTCACTTGTGAAGTCACCCCGCATCATTTCAGCCTTTCCCATGAGGCGGTGATCGGCTTTGAGACCAACACCAAGATGAATCCGCCGCTGCGCTCCCCTGCCGACGTCGAAGCCGTGATCGCCGGTTTGCAAGACGGCACGATCGACGCCATTGCGACGGATCATGCGCCGCATTCCTCCGAAGAGAAAAACGTCGAGTACCCGGCCGCGCCGTTCGGCGTCATCGGCCTCGAAACCGCCATGGGCTTGATCATTAGCCGCCTGGTGCTGACCAAGAAGCTCTCGCTCTCCCAGGCGGTCGCAAAAGTCACCGTCGCGCCACGCCGGATTCTCAACCTGCCGCCGGCGGAGATCAAGGCGGGCCAGACGGCCAATCTCACGGTGTTTTCCATCGAAAAAAAATGGGTGGTGGACAAAACGAAGTTTTATTCGAAATCGCGCAACACGCCGTTTGACGGCTGGCAGTTGGCGGGCAAAGTGTTCGGCGTTTACCACAAAGGCCAGTGGTGGGCCAGCCCGGATTTTTGA
- a CDS encoding aspartate carbamoyltransferase catalytic subunit, translating into MIVSKHLLGLAGVRREEISLILQTAQFFKEVLSRPIPKVPTLRGKTVVNLFFENSTRTRISFELAEKRLSADSVSFSASGSSVAKGETLLDTVRNLEAMKIDMIVIRHHASGAPHFLATMIDAGVINAGDGRHEHPTQALLDMMTLLDKFGTLEGLKVAIIGDVAHSRVARSNIHGLRAMGAKVALCGPATLLPRAPREAFGNDIEIFTNVDDAIRWADALNVLRLQLERQASGLLPSIREYANYFGVTRRRLEAAKRDVVIMHPGPINRGVELESDLADSEFSVILDQVTNGVAVRMAVLYLKSGGDLEVANGAA; encoded by the coding sequence ATGATTGTTTCGAAACATTTGTTAGGGCTGGCCGGTGTTCGGCGCGAGGAAATTTCCCTTATTCTACAAACCGCGCAATTCTTCAAAGAAGTTCTCAGCCGTCCCATTCCCAAAGTTCCCACCCTTCGCGGCAAAACCGTCGTCAATCTCTTCTTCGAAAATTCCACCCGCACCCGCATTTCTTTCGAACTGGCAGAAAAGCGCCTCTCCGCCGACTCGGTCAGCTTCAGCGCTTCCGGCTCCTCGGTGGCGAAAGGCGAAACGCTGCTCGACACCGTGCGCAATCTCGAAGCGATGAAGATCGACATGATTGTGATTCGCCATCACGCTTCGGGCGCGCCGCATTTTTTGGCGACGATGATCGATGCCGGCGTCATCAACGCCGGCGACGGACGGCACGAGCACCCGACGCAGGCGCTGCTCGATATGATGACCTTGCTCGACAAATTCGGCACACTCGAAGGCTTGAAAGTCGCGATCATCGGTGACGTGGCGCACAGCCGGGTGGCGCGCAGCAACATTCACGGCCTGCGCGCCATGGGTGCCAAAGTGGCGTTGTGCGGCCCCGCCACCCTGCTGCCGCGCGCGCCCCGCGAAGCCTTCGGCAATGACATCGAAATCTTCACCAACGTCGATGACGCCATCCGCTGGGCCGACGCGCTCAACGTGCTGCGCCTGCAACTGGAACGCCAGGCCAGCGGCCTGCTGCCCTCGATTCGCGAATACGCCAACTACTTCGGCGTCACCCGCCGGCGGCTGGAAGCGGCCAAGCGCGACGTGGTCATCATGCACCCCGGGCCGATCAATCGCGGCGTGGAATTGGAAAGCGACCTCGCCGATAGTGAATTCTCGGTGATTCTCGACCAGGTTACCAACGGCGTGGCGGTGCGCATGGCAGTATTGTACCTCAAGAGCGGCGGCGATCTCGAAGTTGCCAACGGCGCTGCTTAA
- the pyrR gene encoding bifunctional pyr operon transcriptional regulator/uracil phosphoribosyltransferase PyrR gives MPATAPHIKIKGEIMDAIGLNRTLSRLAHEILESNRGVDNLVVVGIRTRGVQLAERLLEKIESFEGRKLPLGSLDVTLYRDDLAYRQQALLSRMKQPRIQATDIPFDLDGKVVILVDDVIYTGRTIRAAMDALMDFGRPAKIRLAVMIDRGHRELPIRPDFVGKEIVTTPGEEIRVQLANVDGVDGVLLVEVTQAQT, from the coding sequence ATGCCCGCGACCGCACCGCACATCAAGATCAAAGGGGAAATCATGGATGCCATCGGGTTGAACCGTACGCTCTCCCGCCTGGCGCATGAGATCCTCGAGTCCAACCGCGGCGTTGACAACCTGGTGGTGGTCGGCATCCGCACGCGCGGCGTGCAACTGGCCGAGCGCTTGCTCGAAAAGATCGAGAGTTTCGAAGGCCGCAAACTGCCGCTCGGCTCGCTGGACGTCACCCTTTACCGGGATGACCTTGCCTACCGGCAGCAGGCCTTGCTCAGCCGCATGAAACAGCCGCGCATCCAGGCCACCGACATTCCCTTCGATCTCGACGGCAAAGTCGTCATTCTGGTGGACGACGTGATCTACACCGGCCGCACCATCCGCGCGGCAATGGATGCGCTGATGGATTTCGGCCGGCCGGCGAAGATCCGGTTGGCGGTGATGATCGACCGCGGCCATCGCGAGTTGCCCATCCGGCCGGATTTTGTCGGCAAGGAGATCGTGACGACGCCGGGAGAGGAAATCAGAGTTCAACTCGCAAACGTGGATGGAGTCGATGGTGTACTCTTGGTCGAGGTTACACAAGCACAGACCTGA